The following proteins are encoded in a genomic region of Streptococcus sp. 29892:
- a CDS encoding zinc ribbon domain-containing protein → MEKFCQSCAMPLNLHGQDVRGSEKDGSHSNLFCSYCYANGEFLEPDITFEQMLKKGKQAISNGQGNAFIKFLMKASYPMMLKKTQRWRA, encoded by the coding sequence TGTCAATCTTGTGCCATGCCCTTAAATTTGCATGGTCAAGATGTTCGTGGATCAGAGAAAGACGGCAGCCACTCTAATTTGTTTTGCTCTTACTGCTATGCCAATGGTGAATTTTTAGAGCCAGATATTACATTTGAACAAATGCTTAAAAAGGGTAAACAAGCTATTTCAAACGGTCAAGGAAATGCATTTATAAAATTTCTCATGAAAGCAAGCTATCCAATGATGTTGAAGAAAACCCAACGCTGGAGAGCTTAG
- a CDS encoding YjjG family noncanonical pyrimidine nucleotidase gives MSYKYLLFDLDHTLLDFNQGEEVALTQFLEFMDVEDIEAFKAIYRPLNQGMWKELEKGLITKKELINTRFSKTFAHFGREVDGREMALRYQEFIGQQGQIFEGADLLLKELVDRGYQLYAATNGVTYIQENRLLNSPIQTYFKQVFISEQMGTQKPAADFYEKIAEQIGCFDMASFLMIGDSLTADIQGANNVGMDSVWYNPEQVSLTGPAQPTYTVSNYQQLLDILKE, from the coding sequence TTGTCATATAAATATTTATTATTCGATCTTGATCACACACTTTTGGATTTTAACCAAGGAGAAGAAGTAGCCCTCACTCAATTTTTGGAGTTCATGGATGTGGAGGATATAGAGGCCTTTAAAGCCATCTATCGTCCGCTCAACCAAGGCATGTGGAAGGAACTTGAAAAAGGTTTAATTACCAAGAAAGAATTGATCAACACGCGCTTTTCCAAAACCTTTGCACATTTTGGGAGGGAAGTGGATGGTCGTGAAATGGCCCTCCGCTATCAAGAATTTATTGGTCAGCAAGGTCAGATATTTGAAGGTGCAGACCTATTACTTAAAGAACTGGTTGACCGTGGTTACCAGCTCTATGCGGCGACCAACGGCGTGACCTATATTCAGGAAAATCGTCTCCTCAACTCCCCTATTCAGACCTATTTCAAGCAGGTTTTTATCTCAGAACAGATGGGGACACAGAAGCCTGCGGCTGATTTTTATGAAAAAATAGCAGAGCAGATAGGGTGTTTTGACATGGCAAGTTTTCTGATGATAGGCGACAGCTTGACTGCTGACATCCAGGGTGCAAATAATGTAGGTATGGATTCGGTCTGGTACAATCCTGAACAAGTCAGTCTTACAGGTCCAGCACAACCAACCTATACCGTTTCCAATTACCAACAATTACTG